AAGTAAAATTAAATACAGCTACTACAATACAACAAAAGGCACCAAACGAGATCATTATCCGTATTAATATTTGCCAATCTGATCAGTAAATATATCAGATTGACCAAAACACGATCATTTTGAATTAAAATCATTTTGATCCAAAGTAGATATAAAAATTTGATTGTTTTTATGGATCAAAATGAAATCAAATTGGCTGAAAATGATAGAAGTAACACCATTTCATGAAACATGTTACTTCTATCATTTTTTTGTTGATATATACTAAAGTAGGCAGGAACTCAAGTACACAGAACTCAGTGCGCAGGACACTAAAAAGTGCACAGTGCGCAGTAGGCAGGGCGCAGTAAAAAATTCTGTGCGTTCTTGAAAAGTTCTTGCCTTTCTTCGCGCCCTTCGCGCCCTTCGCGGTAAAAAAAGGATCGAACCACGAAGGGCGGCAAGGAACGCCAAGGGAAATACACGTACTTCCAAAAAGTTGTTTTTGCCCCTCTTAGCAATGGTGATTCATGGATTATTTTGATCCCAAATTGGTACCAAATTGGGATCAATTTGGGACTTTTTTATGGACAAAAATGGTCCCAAAATTTTTCCAAAACAAGTGGAGGTAACACTACAGGTAAAAAAACGTTACCTCTACTATTTTGCAGTTCAAGTAACAACTAAAGGGCGCAGTACTCAGTGCGCAGGGCGCAGAAAAAAAACCTCATGGGCTTTGGGAAGTCTCTGCCTTTCTTCGCGCCCTTCGCGCTCTTTGCGGTAAAAAAAGAAATGTAACCACGAAGGACGAAAAGGAACGCTAAGGAAACCACTCCAACCGCCTGTCTTCATGGGCAATTTATCCCATGCTTCCTACCAAAAATATCCTCCCAACATCCTTGTTTTTCACTGTGCCCTGCGTACTGCGCACTGTCTACAACCAGTGCATGCACTGGTTGTATGACAATTCCAAAATCCCTTGACAGTTTTTTCTTCCAGGACTAGCCGTTCAGATTCTGAACCATCCATGTTTTCCATGCATCCTGCACACTTCAGATGCTCTGATAACCTGAACCCCCCATCATCAATCATGATCACCTATTCAGATCTGAAAAACAAAAAAACATCCCTTGCCATTGTTGGCCTGGGCTATGTGGGCCTGCCCCTGGCCGTTGCCTTTGCCGAACATTTGGATGTCATCGGTTTTGACATCAATGCAGACCGTATTGCCCAGCTCAAGGCTGGTGTCGATCATACGTTGGAAGTGGACAATGTCCGCTTGCAAAAGGTTTCCATGGAGTTCACCTCGGACCCTGAAGCCCTGAAGCGTGCCAAAATCATCATTGTTGCCGTGCCCACGCCCATTGATAAAAATCGCCGGCCTGATCTTTCCCCGGTTGTGGGAGCCTCCACCCTGGTGGGCAAACATCTTTCCAAAGATTGCGTTGTGATCTACGAATCCACGGTCTATCCCGGGGTAACTGAAGAGGTATGCGGCCCCATCCTGGAAAAGGAATCCGGCCTGGTCTGCGGCAAAGATTTTTTTCTGGGCTACTCGCCCGAACGCATCAACCCCGGTGACAAGGTGCACACCCTGCAGACCATCACCAAGGTGGTTGCCAGCCAGAATTCCGGGATCACCGAGCTGCTGGACCAGCTCTACTCCTCCGTGGTCCGGGCAGGTACTCACAGAGCATCCTCCATCAAGGTGGCTGAGGCGGCCAAGGTTATCGAGAACACCCAGCGGGACCTGAACATCGCCCTTATGAACGAACTTTCCCAAATTTTTGCCTTGATGAGCATTGATACCCTGGAGGTCCTGGAAGCCGCAGGCACCAAGTGGAATTTTCTCCCCTTCCGGCCCGGTCTAGTGGGCGGACACTGCATAGGCGTGGACCCCTATTACCTGACCTTCAAGGCCGAAGAACTGGGCTAGCATCCCCAGGTCATCCTCTCGGGAAGGCGGATCAACGATTCCATGGGCTCATACGTGGCCCGGACCATGATCAAAAAGATGATCCGCAGAAGCTGTGCCATCAAGGGGTCCAGAATCGGGATGCTGGGCCTGACCTTCAAGGAGAACTGCCCGGATCTGCGTAATACCCGGGTCACGGATATCATTGCCGAATTGGAAGAATTCGGGTGCGAGGTTCTGGTACACGATGCCTATGCCGACAAAAAAGAAGCCAGAAAATATTACGGCATTGATCTGAACTCACTGGAGGAACTCAAAGAATTGGACGGCCTCATCATTGCCGTGGCCCATGATGCGTACAAGCATATGGACATGGACCAGCTTGCAGGCATGTTCAAGAACCCGGACAAAATAATCATCGGCGATATCAAGGGAATGCTCGACCGGGAAGAGGCTGATGAGCACAACATGTGCACTTGGCGACTGTAATCAGCCAGCCAGCGAGCAGACAGGGGAAAAAGTACGCAGGGCATAAAGTACTCAGGACGCAGAGAAGAGAATTCATGTGGTTCTTGGGAAGTCTTTGTCCCTCTTCGCGCCCTTGGCGCCCTTCGCGGTAAAAAAAGAAATGGAACCACGAAGGGCACGAAGGAACGCGAAGGGAAATACCTGTACTTCCAGGTAGTTACTTTTTGCCCCTCTTCACGGTTTTTCTATTTTCACGATAAGAACGCAAAGGAATGGCTGCCCCAAAAAACACGCTCAACACCCGAACCGTGAAGGTTTTTTCTGCGCCCTGCGTACTGTGTACTGCGCACTCATTCTTGACACTTCTTTATTTCAGGGCTAGCCGTTCAGATCCTGAACTACCCATGTTTCTTCTGAACACCCAGGTCGATGCCACGCATCACACAATCTACACAATTCAAGCTCCAAGGATACATCATGTTCCCAACCATCAAGGATCGTAAAATCAAAATTGCTGTAGTCGGTTGTGGTCGGATCTCAAAAAATCATTTCGGTTCCATTGAAAAACACCAGGATAACATGGAACTCGTCGGCATTTGCGATACCAATCGGGAGGTCCTGGCTGCGCATGAAAACAGGCTCGGTGTGCAGGGATATGCCAATCTGGACGACATGCTCAAGGAATCTGATGCGGACCTGATTTCTATCTGCACGCCCTCGGGATTTCATTCAGAGCAGGTTATCCAGTGCGCCAAAGCGGGTAAACATGTGATGACGGAAAAGCCCATGGCAACCCGCTGGCGGGATGCGCTCAACATGGTCCATGCCTGCGACCACGCGCGAAGAAGGCTTTTCGTGGTCAAACAGAACCGACGCAATGCCACTTTGCAGCTTCTCAAACGTGCTGTGGAAGAAAAACGGTTCGGCCGCATTTATATGGTTCACCTCAACGTGTTCTGGACGCGTCCTCAGGCCTATTATGACCAGGGTGCCTGGCGCGGGACCTGGGAACTGGATGGAGGCGCATTCATGAACCAAGCTTCCCATTATGTTGATCTTCTGGAATGGCTCATCGGCCCCATTGCCGATATCCAGGCCATGACCGGTACCCTGGCCCGGGATATTGAAGTGGAAGACACCGGTGTCATGAATGTACGCTGGAGAAACGGCGCCTTGGGATCCATGTCTGTAACCATGCTCACCTACCCCAAGAATTATGAAGGTTCGATTACCATTCTGGGAGAAAAAGGCACGGTGCGCATTGGCGGCGTTGCCGTGAACGACATCCAGACCTGGGAGTTTGAAGAAAAAAAGGACTATGACGCCCAGGTCAAGGAAGCCAACTATCAGACCACCTCTGTCTACGGTTTCGGACACCCCTTGTACTATAAGAATGTCATTGATGTCTTGAGAGGCGAAGCCGAGCCGGAAACCGACGGAAGGGAAGGACTGAAGAGTGTGGAAGTGCTCATTGCCGCCTATCTGTCAGCTAGGGACGGGAAGACTGTTTCTTTACCACTAGAATATTAAAGGCATTTGCCCACGGAACACACGGAAAGACACGGAAAAAGGCTTTTTTTAATTCCGCGTGTTCCGTGGACCCCCAAAATATGCTTACTCTTGAACAGGAAACGTATAACATCCTTGGAGCCTGTTTTCAGGTGTACACCACCATGGGGTGCGGATTTCTGGAGGCTGTGTATCAGGAGTGTCTTGAGATCGAGTTCCGAAAACGAGCTATTCCGTTTATTTCTCAACCTGCCTTGGAATTGAGATATGATGGAGTTCTCCTGCAACAGAAGTACATACCCGATTTTGTTGTTTATGACGAAGTCATTGTAGAGATAAAGGCGGTGTCAGAACTTGCAAGCGAACATAAAGCCCAGTTGCTGAATTATCTCCATGCGACAAATCTGGAAGTAGGTTTGCTCGTCAATTTCGGGCACTATCCCAAGGTAGAGTATAAGCGGATGATCCTTTAAAGAATTTTGCCAACGTAACACCCGGAAAAAGGCTTTTTTTATTCCGCGTGTTCCGTGTGTTCCGTGGGCCCCAAAATATGCTTACTCTTGAAAAAGAAACATATAACATCCTTGGAGCCTGTTTTCAGGTGTACACGACCATGGGATGTGGATTTCTGGAGGCTGTGTATCAGGAGTGCCTTGAAATTGAGTTTCGAAAGCGGGATATTCCGTTTATTTCTCAACCTGTCTTGGAGTTGAAATATGATGGTCT
The window above is part of the Desulfoplanes formicivorans genome. Proteins encoded here:
- a CDS encoding GxxExxY protein, which gives rise to MLTLEQETYNILGACFQVYTTMGCGFLEAVYQECLEIEFRKRAIPFISQPALELRYDGVLLQQKYIPDFVVYDEVIVEIKAVSELASEHKAQLLNYLHATNLEVGLLVNFGHYPKVEYKRMIL
- a CDS encoding Gfo/Idh/MocA family protein; translation: MFPTIKDRKIKIAVVGCGRISKNHFGSIEKHQDNMELVGICDTNREVLAAHENRLGVQGYANLDDMLKESDADLISICTPSGFHSEQVIQCAKAGKHVMTEKPMATRWRDALNMVHACDHARRRLFVVKQNRRNATLQLLKRAVEEKRFGRIYMVHLNVFWTRPQAYYDQGAWRGTWELDGGAFMNQASHYVDLLEWLIGPIADIQAMTGTLARDIEVEDTGVMNVRWRNGALGSMSVTMLTYPKNYEGSITILGEKGTVRIGGVAVNDIQTWEFEEKKDYDAQVKEANYQTTSVYGFGHPLYYKNVIDVLRGEAEPETDGREGLKSVEVLIAAYLSARDGKTVSLPLEY